In Microvenator marinus, one genomic interval encodes:
- a CDS encoding HEAT repeat domain-containing protein, protein MKFWHLVLVIGLIVSMGCEEEGPALDDQVRNEIFKVLQSGAEHPTDPYVRAETMRVLELLKDPAFNNFAEGRLKDSSAMVRVAALRVLLANNHAEARSLALQMFNETSGPERLAVLSATLEHAPEPVQRELIGRAIRSPDEEVRRIAFEQGYINRIDSAIAESKTQYLERSLYPELARFMNLDDPILAARALEKFLEVGQADRAETFVKIFSRGDVSLEERTQACYVLVGAGAQAAKEHFTSLLERNSEILNDTSLGVPVERVEPELVKCATLGLTALGEESTIADSQKYLKGATIQETVRILNALAKSPSEESEISLRVAMQDSRNDVRNRAIELYAQRADASPEALIRAMSGAPFATQKRISELLRTKFKDAWTKELSSALQRTSEVDRTLKILRDVIVTQQEANDIIIPIKPELQKIADEGHEERAPLAAYLLALTVEPLDDKAIAELDRKFDDPTRYAFIEFQVRENHMDYQRLFRVYFNADLYVIRLMSAAGMWRAAQSGAAPVASPSNSTNGPVDE, encoded by the coding sequence ATGAAGTTCTGGCACCTTGTTCTCGTTATCGGATTGATCGTTTCCATGGGCTGTGAGGAAGAAGGCCCTGCGCTCGATGACCAGGTTCGAAACGAGATTTTTAAGGTGCTGCAATCTGGAGCTGAACACCCCACCGATCCGTACGTTCGGGCAGAAACCATGCGGGTCTTGGAGCTCTTGAAGGATCCGGCTTTCAACAATTTTGCCGAAGGGCGGCTCAAAGATAGCTCCGCCATGGTGCGGGTAGCCGCACTCAGAGTTCTACTCGCCAATAATCACGCCGAGGCGAGGTCGTTGGCTCTTCAGATGTTCAACGAGACGAGCGGCCCTGAGAGGCTCGCCGTGCTCAGTGCGACTCTCGAGCATGCGCCTGAGCCGGTGCAGCGCGAGCTAATTGGCCGCGCTATCCGTTCTCCAGACGAGGAAGTCAGGCGGATCGCATTTGAACAAGGCTATATCAACCGCATAGACTCGGCGATCGCGGAGTCCAAGACCCAATACCTTGAGCGCTCGCTCTATCCCGAACTCGCTCGGTTCATGAATCTGGATGACCCAATTCTGGCCGCCCGTGCACTAGAGAAATTCTTGGAGGTAGGGCAGGCCGACCGAGCGGAGACCTTTGTGAAGATCTTTTCGCGAGGCGATGTCTCGTTGGAGGAGCGAACCCAGGCTTGTTACGTGCTTGTGGGCGCAGGAGCTCAGGCGGCAAAAGAGCATTTCACCTCATTGCTCGAGAGGAATTCTGAGATCCTAAACGACACCAGTTTAGGTGTGCCCGTCGAGCGCGTTGAGCCCGAGCTTGTTAAATGCGCGACTCTTGGACTGACGGCCCTTGGCGAAGAATCCACGATTGCCGATTCGCAAAAATATCTCAAAGGGGCAACCATTCAGGAGACCGTCCGAATCCTAAATGCGCTGGCGAAGAGCCCGTCCGAAGAAAGTGAGATTTCCCTTCGCGTTGCAATGCAAGATTCGCGAAATGACGTGCGAAATCGAGCGATTGAACTCTATGCACAGCGCGCAGACGCGTCGCCCGAGGCCTTGATTCGGGCTATGAGTGGCGCGCCGTTTGCCACCCAAAAGCGAATTTCCGAGCTCTTGAGAACCAAGTTCAAAGACGCATGGACCAAAGAACTCTCGTCGGCGCTTCAACGCACCTCCGAGGTCGACCGCACGCTCAAGATTCTTCGCGACGTGATCGTGACCCAACAAGAGGCCAACGACATCATCATCCCGATCAAGCCTGAGCTTCAGAAGATTGCCGACGAGGGTCACGAAGAGCGTGCCCCGCTCGCCGCATATCTGCTTGCACTTACCGTTGAGCCGCTCGACGACAAGGCGATTGCCGAGCTCGACCGAAAGTTCGACGACCCTACGCGCTACGCATTTATCGAGTTCCAGGTTCGTGAGAACCATATGGACTACCAACGCCTGTTTAGGGTGTATTTCAATGCCGATCTTTACGTGATTCGGCTTATGAGTGCGGCCGGCATGTGGCGTGCCGCACAATCGGGCGCCGCGCCAGTCGCGAGCCCCTCCAATTCCACGAATGGACCCGTAGATGAGTGA
- a CDS encoding alpha/beta hydrolase, which produces MTQINVEDLYPTMEWPEEMPRKDGFWKASDDTDIFWQHFKNDEAKASIALMHGYGEHSTRYNHVAAALVRAGFDVMAIDARGHGKSAGIRGHVLAYDDYVRDMDMLVNKLAEESERPIFCLGHSNGGLITLRHALQNKNPRIKGYMVTSPFCGFKVHVPLPKAVLGRAMSRVWPSLAIPTGLDAEVLSHRQEVVDTYRKDPLVLSKATARWFTETKAAQGDLRARARQIEKPVIFLVAGADALADPHDAEAIYHECGTHDRHFEAFPELFHEILNEDSWPEHVQTLVDWMEERLT; this is translated from the coding sequence ATGACCCAAATCAACGTCGAAGACCTTTATCCGACCATGGAATGGCCCGAGGAAATGCCTCGAAAAGACGGTTTCTGGAAGGCGTCCGATGACACGGATATTTTCTGGCAGCATTTCAAAAATGACGAAGCAAAGGCGTCCATTGCCCTTATGCACGGGTACGGCGAACACTCTACGCGCTACAACCATGTTGCTGCAGCACTTGTGCGTGCCGGATTTGACGTCATGGCAATAGACGCGCGTGGACATGGCAAGAGCGCAGGCATTCGAGGACACGTCCTGGCCTACGATGACTACGTCCGAGACATGGATATGTTGGTCAACAAACTGGCCGAAGAGAGCGAGCGCCCAATCTTTTGTTTGGGTCACTCAAACGGTGGCCTCATCACCTTGAGGCACGCACTGCAAAACAAGAATCCCAGAATCAAGGGATATATGGTCACAAGCCCGTTCTGTGGATTTAAAGTACATGTGCCGCTCCCGAAGGCCGTGCTGGGCAGGGCGATGAGCCGTGTTTGGCCATCGCTCGCGATTCCCACGGGGTTGGATGCGGAGGTGCTCTCGCATCGGCAAGAGGTCGTGGATACGTATCGCAAAGACCCATTGGTCCTAAGCAAAGCCACCGCGCGTTGGTTCACGGAGACTAAAGCGGCTCAGGGAGACTTGAGAGCCCGGGCTCGGCAGATCGAGAAGCCTGTGATTTTCTTAGTCGCCGGGGCCGATGCGCTAGCCGACCCGCATGATGCCGAGGCGATCTATCACGAGTGCGGCACGCACGACCGGCATTTCGAGGCGTTCCCAGAGCTCTTCCATGAAATTCTGAACGAGGATTCGTGGCCCGAGCATGTCCAGACTCTGGTAGACTGGATGGAAGAGAGGTTGACATGA
- a CDS encoding ABC transporter permease, whose protein sequence is MKSHHDKHPFLHLMGGMVALAMLLPLGWLALYALELWDTAASSVLSDSSTLQALWNGLSLALAVAATCVVIAVPLAWLTHATDMPFRKFFRVALNLPLAVPSYVSGFVVVAAAGPRGWIQEVVEPLGIQMPEVYGFNGAYLALLFTFPYVLIPLQAALGRMDSRVWEAARSLGSSPVRAFFTVVLPNLRGAIGAGALMVALYVMSDFGAVSLLRFKSLSYVIYVRYQSLFDKDEAVFLALILAMVAICFVLVYRVIRGSQAGSSKGVVQRWSTVELGVWRWPAFAFSCLVTAVGVGLPVLTVGIWLVRGLKLGNEIGGLATYAWSTLWIGLVAAVITVLIALGPALLERHGNPHASRVVHLSSHVGYALPGIVVALSLVFFSIRFAGPFYQTAPMLIFAYVVLFLPLALGAVEDGLRGQNPRFYDAARSLGSSPLRAWTRVIIPGLKGAVVAGFLIVFMSVIKELPATLLLSPLDFGSLATRIWSLTEEAFFTAAAPPVLLLLLMASLALIPRTDSGVAR, encoded by the coding sequence TTGAAGTCCCACCACGACAAACATCCCTTCTTGCACCTAATGGGTGGCATGGTCGCCCTGGCCATGCTTTTGCCTTTGGGGTGGCTTGCGCTCTACGCCCTCGAGCTCTGGGACACGGCAGCTTCAAGTGTGCTCTCCGACTCAAGCACCCTGCAAGCGTTGTGGAACGGACTTTCACTGGCTCTGGCCGTGGCTGCAACCTGTGTGGTCATCGCGGTTCCTCTGGCGTGGTTGACCCACGCGACTGACATGCCGTTTCGAAAGTTCTTTCGGGTGGCGCTGAATCTACCTTTGGCGGTTCCTTCGTACGTCAGTGGATTTGTGGTGGTGGCCGCAGCTGGGCCGAGAGGTTGGATTCAGGAGGTGGTTGAGCCGCTCGGAATCCAGATGCCTGAGGTTTATGGATTCAATGGCGCATACCTCGCACTCCTCTTTACGTTTCCCTACGTGTTGATTCCGCTTCAGGCGGCTCTCGGGCGCATGGATTCAAGGGTTTGGGAGGCGGCGAGGAGTCTCGGGTCGTCTCCAGTTCGGGCGTTCTTCACCGTGGTCTTGCCAAATCTTCGTGGTGCCATCGGTGCCGGGGCGTTGATGGTCGCGCTCTATGTGATGAGTGATTTTGGTGCCGTTTCGCTCTTGCGATTTAAGAGTCTGAGCTATGTGATTTACGTGCGATATCAGTCGCTTTTCGACAAAGACGAGGCGGTCTTTCTGGCGCTGATTTTGGCCATGGTAGCCATTTGTTTTGTGCTCGTTTATCGCGTCATTCGCGGGTCTCAAGCGGGGAGTTCAAAGGGCGTTGTACAGCGATGGTCCACGGTGGAGCTGGGTGTTTGGCGCTGGCCTGCATTCGCGTTCTCCTGTCTGGTCACTGCGGTGGGTGTGGGCCTTCCGGTTTTGACGGTTGGAATCTGGCTCGTTCGTGGCTTGAAGCTTGGAAATGAGATCGGTGGGCTTGCAACCTACGCGTGGTCAACGCTCTGGATTGGGCTCGTCGCGGCCGTGATTACGGTGCTCATCGCTCTTGGTCCGGCACTCTTGGAGCGTCACGGAAACCCGCATGCTTCAAGGGTGGTTCACCTCTCGAGTCACGTGGGCTACGCGCTGCCCGGCATTGTGGTGGCGCTATCGCTGGTCTTTTTCTCGATTCGATTTGCTGGGCCATTTTACCAGACCGCCCCGATGCTGATTTTTGCGTACGTGGTGCTCTTCTTACCACTCGCACTCGGGGCCGTAGAAGACGGCTTGCGTGGCCAAAACCCGAGGTTCTACGATGCGGCGAGGAGCCTCGGCTCGTCTCCTTTACGCGCGTGGACGCGTGTGATTATTCCAGGTCTCAAAGGGGCTGTCGTGGCCGGGTTTTTGATCGTCTTTATGTCGGTCATCAAGGAGCTCCCAGCCACGCTATTACTCAGTCCGCTCGATTTTGGCTCGCTCGCCACTCGGATTTGGTCGCTCACCGAAGAGGCCTTCTTCACCGCTGCGGCGCCTCCCGTGCTCCTGCTCCTGCTCATGGCGAGCCTGGCCCTGATTCCCAGAACGGATTCAGGGGTTGCTCGATAG
- a CDS encoding NAD-dependent epimerase/dehydratase family protein, producing the protein MKILLTGGAGFIGSAVLVALLKRGEEVVVVDAFEETLYPRWRKEKNLEWARTFGDFEFHEVDIRDADSMSALVTPELNAIIHLAAVAGVRPSIEKAPLYFDINVTATSLLLELGRKAGLERFVLASSSSVYGNNTKVPFAETDDVSNPISPYAASKYALEVLSKTHVNLHGGHVSCLRFFTVYGPRQRPEMAMHKFMDLIAKGEAVPMFGDGRTARDYTYIDDIVSGVIATLDRPDGFKVYNLGGDRVVHLDELIATIGRIVGREPVIQKLPMQPGDVPLTNADLTISRAELGYDPQTTLEAGLEAMWQWYQTFEVR; encoded by the coding sequence ATGAAAATTCTATTGACGGGCGGCGCGGGATTCATTGGTTCTGCGGTACTTGTAGCGCTTTTGAAGCGTGGTGAAGAAGTCGTGGTGGTGGATGCGTTTGAAGAGACGCTCTACCCGAGGTGGCGAAAGGAAAAGAACCTGGAGTGGGCGCGGACGTTTGGGGATTTTGAGTTCCACGAAGTAGATATTCGGGATGCTGATTCGATGAGCGCTCTTGTCACGCCTGAGCTCAACGCGATCATTCACCTGGCAGCGGTTGCTGGCGTCAGGCCTTCGATTGAAAAGGCGCCTCTCTATTTTGATATTAACGTCACGGCTACGTCACTATTGCTTGAACTCGGGCGAAAGGCCGGGCTTGAGCGGTTTGTCTTGGCGAGCAGCTCTTCGGTTTATGGAAACAATACCAAGGTTCCCTTTGCCGAGACGGACGATGTGAGCAACCCCATCAGTCCTTACGCGGCCAGCAAATATGCGCTTGAAGTCCTGTCCAAGACGCACGTTAACTTGCACGGTGGGCACGTATCGTGCCTTCGATTCTTCACCGTTTATGGACCTCGTCAGCGGCCTGAAATGGCCATGCATAAGTTCATGGACCTGATCGCGAAGGGTGAGGCGGTACCGATGTTTGGTGATGGAAGGACCGCTCGTGACTACACGTATATCGACGATATCGTGAGCGGGGTCATCGCGACCTTGGACAGGCCGGACGGGTTTAAGGTCTATAATTTGGGTGGCGATAGGGTGGTTCACTTGGACGAACTCATCGCGACTATCGGCAGGATTGTTGGGCGCGAGCCCGTAATTCAGAAGCTCCCGATGCAGCCCGGTGATGTGCCGCTCACCAACGCGGACCTGACGATTTCGAGGGCGGAGCTCGGCTACGATCCGCAGACCACGCTTGAGGCTGGCCTTGAGGCGATGTGGCAATGGTATCAGACGTTTGAAGTCAGATAG
- a CDS encoding class I SAM-dependent rRNA methyltransferase — translation MKISVTIPFEEPQATLRHYIERAWPEGSKSEISTIISTRKATVDGRPEGHSDRRLPAGATLEFEADESEASYELPDAVDLGRGEGWVVVEKSIGTVGHADHSDPMNHVLYLADLLGVDREEFFPLWDMPVNCGGPWPIAMSKADATRLREAIMKGEVKTTWTVVAPAPSIPRGEFKYNGFVVHYGTTRKEKGLAELQLNPDFAGAKAGDPLTSLLDLLARYEIPAVGDRERGGLIAEGGLRLHLTAIYGADFGHSWNAPNWWPGQLLAPEELEQQSETSLPEARRDHGIPSLTVSRKTLEVMADGHPWALADKETGGRDSIKQGTVVQLVSPQGQPGPYALLEHGKVAARYFTRDASLARSFTEEVTYRLNRAIARRRDLLKNTETTDVFRLVHAEADGLPGLEIERMGTLLRAVITGGAANRLKGIAYENILQHDPGALIIEAPHLRDVRQEKNLPQARVVKGNAYHVIPGDRTIGREHGLKYWLEPWEGIDVGFFADQRDNRKRLLETVKPGERWLNLFCHTGAFSVVLAHCGAEVVSVDLSKRYLDWLQENLELNDLDVSLNTNFAEDAREYVARSKGGYDGIIVDPPTAAQGSAGFWSVRKDYEKLLLECHALLNPGGVMLICRNDKQQKEPLRQFVEQTLKGKFERIEDAPAAADYPGLTGFPEGDAFDGVWVYTSP, via the coding sequence ATGAAAATTTCCGTTACGATACCCTTCGAAGAACCTCAAGCGACCCTCAGACACTACATCGAGCGTGCCTGGCCTGAGGGTTCCAAATCCGAGATATCCACGATTATCTCCACGCGTAAGGCTACGGTTGACGGGCGTCCCGAGGGGCACTCGGACCGTCGCCTACCTGCCGGAGCGACCCTGGAGTTCGAAGCGGACGAGAGCGAGGCTTCCTATGAACTACCGGACGCGGTGGATTTGGGGCGTGGCGAGGGCTGGGTCGTGGTGGAGAAGAGCATCGGCACGGTAGGACATGCCGATCACTCAGACCCGATGAATCACGTGCTCTATCTGGCCGACCTTTTGGGGGTTGATCGCGAGGAGTTCTTTCCGCTCTGGGACATGCCCGTCAATTGCGGTGGGCCTTGGCCCATCGCGATGTCTAAGGCGGATGCGACGAGGCTTCGAGAAGCCATCATGAAGGGCGAAGTCAAGACTACGTGGACGGTTGTCGCGCCCGCACCGTCGATCCCTAGAGGAGAGTTCAAATACAACGGTTTTGTGGTCCATTACGGCACCACGCGAAAGGAAAAGGGCCTGGCTGAGCTTCAGCTCAATCCCGATTTTGCCGGAGCCAAGGCTGGTGACCCTTTGACGTCGTTACTCGACCTTCTGGCAAGGTACGAAATCCCGGCAGTGGGCGACCGCGAGCGCGGTGGACTTATTGCTGAGGGTGGGCTTCGTCTGCACCTCACCGCTATTTACGGGGCAGATTTTGGGCATTCTTGGAACGCCCCGAACTGGTGGCCTGGCCAGCTTCTGGCGCCGGAGGAATTGGAGCAGCAGAGCGAGACGAGCCTTCCAGAGGCTCGGCGCGATCACGGAATTCCTTCATTAACCGTTTCCAGAAAGACGTTGGAGGTCATGGCGGACGGCCATCCCTGGGCGCTTGCGGACAAAGAGACGGGCGGCCGCGATAGCATCAAGCAGGGTACGGTCGTGCAATTGGTTAGCCCACAAGGGCAGCCCGGGCCCTACGCCTTGCTAGAACACGGCAAGGTCGCAGCGCGATATTTCACACGAGACGCCTCACTCGCCCGCAGTTTTACTGAGGAAGTGACTTATCGGCTCAATCGCGCGATTGCGCGCCGTCGTGACTTGCTCAAGAACACGGAAACCACCGATGTCTTCAGGCTGGTTCACGCTGAGGCAGACGGCCTCCCGGGACTTGAGATTGAACGCATGGGAACCTTGCTTCGCGCTGTGATTACCGGCGGTGCAGCGAATCGCCTTAAGGGAATCGCGTACGAGAATATTCTGCAGCACGATCCGGGGGCTTTGATTATCGAAGCCCCGCATTTGCGCGACGTAAGACAGGAGAAGAACCTTCCACAGGCACGCGTGGTCAAGGGCAACGCCTACCATGTCATCCCTGGAGACCGCACGATTGGCCGAGAACACGGGCTCAAGTACTGGCTTGAGCCGTGGGAAGGGATCGATGTGGGCTTCTTTGCGGACCAGCGAGACAACCGAAAACGCCTTCTGGAGACCGTGAAGCCGGGCGAGCGTTGGCTGAATCTTTTCTGCCACACGGGGGCCTTTAGTGTGGTCCTCGCGCATTGCGGTGCCGAAGTGGTCAGCGTTGATTTGAGTAAACGTTATCTCGACTGGCTCCAAGAGAATCTGGAGCTCAACGACTTAGACGTCTCGTTGAACACCAATTTCGCCGAGGATGCACGTGAGTATGTGGCGCGCTCTAAAGGTGGCTACGACGGCATCATCGTGGATCCGCCTACGGCGGCACAGGGAAGCGCTGGGTTTTGGTCGGTTCGAAAGGACTATGAGAAGCTCCTGCTCGAGTGCCATGCCTTGTTGAATCCCGGTGGTGTGATGCTCATTTGCCGGAATGACAAACAGCAGAAAGAGCCTTTGCGTCAGTTTGTGGAGCAAACCTTGAAGGGCAAATTCGAGCGAATCGAAGACGCGCCAGCAGCAGCCGATTACCCGGGGCTTACAGGCTTTCCGGAAGGCGATGCCTTTGACGGTGTGTGGGTCTACACTTCGCCATGA
- a CDS encoding iron ABC transporter substrate-binding protein: MSKLLVMLSLLALVGCKDKPVEPEVATQTAGGEETKPVKQTVTLYSGRSEALVSPVIAKFEEETGIDVEVKYGSSGELAGTLLEEGERSSADVFWAQDAQTLGVLTEKGLLAPMPESVLAKSESPYKAPNKDWVATSGRARVLVYNTEKVKAEDLPKTVEELTDAKWKGRVGWAPENASFQAFVAAMIELKGAEETQKWLEGMVANEPKAYPKNTPAVLATGKGEVDVALVNHYYLYRVKAEQGQEFPAENYYFKNGAAESLINVSGMAMLKTAKNTEPAQKLVEYLLDKTAQEHFANETHEFPAAAGVEASAKLPPMNTLNAPALDVAKLSNLEKTVELLKASKALP, encoded by the coding sequence ATGAGTAAATTACTAGTGATGTTGAGTCTACTCGCGTTGGTCGGGTGCAAGGATAAACCAGTTGAGCCAGAAGTGGCTACCCAGACAGCTGGTGGCGAAGAGACTAAGCCGGTCAAACAAACAGTCACCCTCTACTCGGGCCGCAGCGAGGCTCTCGTCTCGCCGGTCATCGCAAAATTTGAGGAAGAGACGGGCATCGACGTTGAGGTCAAATACGGCTCTTCGGGTGAGCTTGCCGGAACCCTTTTGGAAGAAGGCGAGCGTTCGAGTGCGGATGTCTTTTGGGCTCAGGATGCTCAGACATTGGGTGTGTTGACGGAAAAAGGTCTCTTGGCACCCATGCCGGAGAGTGTGCTCGCAAAGTCGGAATCACCTTATAAAGCACCGAACAAAGATTGGGTTGCCACAAGTGGTCGAGCTCGCGTGCTCGTCTACAACACTGAGAAGGTCAAGGCCGAAGACCTGCCAAAAACGGTGGAAGAATTGACCGACGCTAAGTGGAAAGGTCGCGTGGGCTGGGCCCCTGAGAATGCGTCATTCCAGGCTTTTGTGGCAGCGATGATCGAGCTCAAAGGCGCCGAAGAGACGCAAAAATGGCTTGAAGGTATGGTCGCTAACGAGCCAAAGGCGTATCCGAAGAACACGCCAGCTGTGCTCGCGACAGGCAAGGGCGAGGTGGATGTTGCTCTGGTCAATCACTACTACCTCTACAGGGTGAAGGCCGAGCAAGGACAAGAGTTCCCGGCTGAAAACTACTACTTTAAGAATGGTGCGGCTGAGTCGCTCATCAACGTGTCCGGTATGGCCATGTTGAAGACGGCGAAGAACACAGAACCCGCACAGAAGCTTGTCGAGTACCTATTGGACAAGACCGCACAAGAACATTTCGCGAACGAAACCCACGAGTTTCCCGCGGCAGCAGGTGTTGAGGCTTCGGCCAAATTGCCTCCGATGAACACGCTCAACGCGCCTGCGCTCGACGTGGCGAAGCTCTCGAATCTTGAGAAGACCGTTGAGCTCCTGAAGGCTTCTAAAGCACTTCCCTAG
- a CDS encoding peptide chain release factor 3, with translation MSDANAKKIAKEVHRRRTFAIISHPDAGKTTMTEKLLLYGGAIHLAGSVKSRRAAKHAVSDWMELEQQRGISVTSSVLQFPYKNYAINLLDTPGHADFSEDTYRTLAAADAAVMLIDVAKGVEPQTEKLFKVCRMRKLPIFTFVNKMDREGRNPLELLEEIENLLGIKSYPINWPIGMGKAFKGVWDRAGQKALLFDSGGHHGEARVDIKESTLDDPLLLNTLGPVRLQELKDEVELLDIAGDEFSLEQVRNGELTPVFFGSAMTNFGIEPFLEAFVEMAPGPDEVRVKQVDPTRPEFSGFVFKIQANMNPAHRDRLAFIRIMSGRFERDMQAKLARENRQIKLAYPQTMMAQDRETVEEAYAGDIIGLYDPGTFRIGDTIYTGEAVEFTDIPRFSPEHFAIVEIKDALKRKQLTKGLDQLAEEGAIQVFKQPYLGEKDTIVGAVGQLQFEVLKFRLEKEYNAVVQLRPLLFQHARWVDGEGFEQQKFERQDYTKVLLDRDDNPIILFRNDWALNYCKGQYPDLRFLPNPPGTPGLEQLHGKFDL, from the coding sequence ATGAGTGACGCAAACGCGAAAAAGATAGCCAAAGAAGTCCACCGTCGCCGTACGTTTGCGATTATCTCGCACCCGGATGCCGGTAAGACGACCATGACCGAGAAGCTCCTTCTCTACGGGGGGGCGATTCACCTTGCGGGAAGTGTGAAGTCGAGGCGTGCCGCCAAACATGCGGTCTCGGACTGGATGGAGCTCGAGCAGCAGCGCGGAATTTCCGTGACCTCTTCGGTCCTGCAGTTTCCCTACAAGAATTACGCGATCAACCTTTTGGACACACCAGGCCACGCGGATTTCTCGGAAGATACGTATCGTACGCTTGCGGCTGCGGATGCGGCCGTGATGCTTATTGACGTGGCGAAAGGTGTGGAGCCTCAGACCGAGAAGCTCTTTAAAGTTTGCCGGATGCGAAAGCTGCCGATCTTCACGTTCGTCAACAAGATGGACCGCGAGGGGCGAAACCCACTTGAGCTTCTCGAGGAGATCGAGAATCTGCTCGGCATCAAGTCCTACCCGATCAACTGGCCAATCGGCATGGGTAAGGCGTTCAAAGGTGTTTGGGACCGCGCCGGTCAGAAGGCGCTCCTTTTCGATTCGGGTGGGCACCACGGCGAAGCTCGTGTTGATATCAAAGAGTCTACGCTCGACGATCCGTTGCTCCTCAATACGCTTGGGCCTGTGCGTCTGCAGGAGCTCAAAGACGAAGTTGAGCTTTTGGATATTGCTGGTGATGAGTTCAGTTTGGAACAGGTTCGAAATGGTGAGCTGACCCCTGTATTCTTCGGGTCGGCGATGACGAACTTCGGTATCGAGCCTTTCCTTGAGGCCTTTGTGGAGATGGCTCCGGGGCCAGACGAAGTTAGGGTCAAGCAGGTAGACCCGACCCGACCCGAGTTTTCAGGGTTTGTTTTCAAGATTCAGGCGAATATGAACCCGGCACACCGTGACCGTCTGGCGTTCATCCGAATCATGTCGGGCAGATTTGAGCGTGATATGCAGGCGAAGCTCGCGCGTGAAAACCGCCAGATCAAACTCGCCTATCCACAGACGATGATGGCGCAAGACCGCGAGACCGTAGAAGAGGCCTATGCCGGTGATATCATCGGTCTTTACGATCCGGGCACCTTTCGGATTGGAGATACGATTTACACCGGTGAGGCGGTGGAGTTTACGGATATCCCGCGCTTTAGTCCGGAGCATTTTGCGATCGTCGAAATCAAAGACGCCCTCAAGCGCAAACAACTCACCAAGGGCCTCGACCAGCTCGCCGAAGAAGGCGCCATTCAGGTCTTCAAACAACCCTACCTTGGGGAGAAGGACACGATTGTGGGTGCAGTGGGTCAGCTGCAGTTTGAGGTGCTGAAGTTTCGGCTCGAGAAGGAATACAACGCTGTGGTGCAGCTTCGCCCGCTTTTGTTCCAGCACGCTCGGTGGGTGGATGGCGAAGGCTTTGAACAGCAAAAATTCGAGCGCCAAGACTACACCAAAGTACTTTTGGACCGAGACGATAATCCCATCATCTTGTTTAGAAATGACTGGGCTCTGAACTATTGTAAGGGTCAGTACCCCGACTTGAGATTCTTGCCGAACCCTCCCGGGACACCTGGGCTCGAGCAGCTCCACGGAAAGTTTGACCTTTGA
- a CDS encoding serine hydrolase domain-containing protein has product MIDSIQSQLEPFVATGPNDVPLKAVTQALAWGVLDSEKSQRTGALGCLDSALFDIASVTKLFTATLAMIANDRGLLRFEDDLGRVFEALAGVTLDALLNHTSGLDAWRQWYLELDVPVQAHQPDLAAMKANRERILHDILESGRKPPGQAYAYSDLGYILLGRCLEEVFGQSLDEVVRDEISEPLGLQDTRYVNLLNGELPLQAVQTERCPVRGASTSAALSSLDEFERVRHLPDESHGVSDPTRGKGVEGVVHDENAWIQGGVCGHAGLFSNVEDLLAFGAHFLAISNGNSGIVRAETLAHAWDRKHLHPQGHHVLGWDTPSGERTSVGRGFSRTKTYGHLGFTGTSLWLDLAHETVAVLLTNRVYPTRNNPGILDLRIAFHEAVLNPESP; this is encoded by the coding sequence TTGATCGATTCGATTCAATCACAACTTGAGCCCTTTGTGGCCACGGGGCCGAACGACGTTCCGTTGAAAGCGGTCACCCAGGCTCTTGCGTGGGGCGTTTTGGACTCCGAGAAGTCGCAACGTACGGGTGCTTTGGGTTGTCTTGATTCGGCGCTATTTGATATTGCGAGCGTCACAAAGCTCTTCACCGCTACGCTGGCCATGATCGCGAATGACCGTGGGCTGCTTCGGTTTGAGGACGATCTCGGGCGTGTTTTTGAAGCGTTGGCCGGCGTCACTCTTGATGCTCTGCTAAATCACACTTCTGGACTTGATGCCTGGCGGCAGTGGTATCTGGAGCTCGATGTTCCGGTTCAAGCTCACCAGCCTGATTTGGCCGCTATGAAGGCGAATCGAGAGCGCATACTGCACGATATTCTCGAATCTGGAAGAAAGCCTCCGGGGCAGGCGTATGCCTATTCGGATCTCGGCTATATCCTGCTTGGTCGTTGTCTGGAGGAAGTCTTCGGGCAGAGTCTAGATGAGGTTGTTCGGGATGAGATTTCCGAGCCTTTGGGGCTTCAAGACACGCGCTACGTCAATCTCTTGAATGGTGAATTGCCTTTGCAGGCTGTGCAAACGGAAAGGTGTCCCGTACGTGGCGCCTCAACGAGCGCGGCCCTTTCGTCACTAGATGAGTTTGAGCGCGTTCGACATCTACCCGACGAATCACACGGCGTGTCCGATCCCACGAGGGGGAAAGGTGTTGAAGGCGTTGTGCACGATGAAAATGCGTGGATTCAAGGTGGTGTTTGTGGGCACGCCGGTCTCTTTTCGAATGTGGAAGATCTCTTGGCGTTTGGCGCACATTTTCTAGCCATTTCCAACGGCAATTCCGGCATTGTACGTGCCGAGACTTTGGCCCATGCATGGGACCGCAAGCACCTGCATCCTCAAGGTCATCACGTGCTCGGATGGGATACCCCAAGTGGAGAGCGCACCTCAGTCGGGCGTGGCTTTTCCAGAACGAAAACTTACGGTCACCTCGGTTTTACCGGTACCTCCTTGTGGCTCGACCTCGCGCATGAGACCGTGGCCGTGCTCCTGACGAATCGCGTCTACCCAACACGAAATAACCCCGGCATCCTCGATCTGCGCATCGCTTTTCACGAAGCTGTTTTGAACCCAGAAAGTCCATGA